The region GGTAAGCCTAGATTTTTTTGGTTCATTTTTTTAACAACGAAAGAAATAAACGTAGAGTCTTTAGGGTGTAAGCTATGCAATAATTATCCATTTACAATTCATCACATAAAAACTACAGTTCGGTATATCGTTTTTTTAAAACCTCCGCTTTCCATAGATATTTGCTGTATAATCATTTAATAACCAATCAATATGAAACATTTAATTCTTTTAGTCGTGATTTTAGTCAATGTAATTGCTAATGCACAATCAGATTTCGAAAACGGTATGCAAAAAGCCTTTGCGTTATGGCAAGACAATAAGCTTACAGAGTCAGAGCAGCTTTTTGAGCGCATTGCAGCAGCCGAACCAGACCAATGGTTGCCTAACTACTATGTTGCGCAATTAAACAGTTTAAAGAGCTGGAGAGAAAAGGATGCCACCGTAATTAAAGCTAATTTAGATAAGGCACAGGAGTATATAAATACTGCGCAAGGCATAAGCCCAAATAATGAATATATTTTAGTGTTACAAGCTCAAGTATACACCAATTGGGTGGCTTTTGATGGAATGGCCTACGGGATAAAATATTCTGGTAAGATTACAGAACTCTATGAAAAAGCCTATGCTATTGCTCCAGAAAACCCAATGGTGGTGTTAGGTAAAGCAGAATGGGGTATGGGTACCGCTAAGTATTTTGGGCAGGATACAGCACCGTTTTGTAAAGATATAGAACGCGCTTTACAACTTTTTGCTAACTTTAAACCTGAAACACCATTGCATCCGCTTTGGGGAGAAGAACGTGCTAAGAGTGTACTGGCATCGTGTAAACAATAAGTATTAGAACTCTAAGAATGATTAAATCTAAAAAAAATATAATAGTCACATTCGCCATAGGTTGCATTGTCTACCTTATAGGTAACCTTTGGTTTGGTAATTTTAATTACCAATCGGTAAACGATTTTTTAATAGACTTTATATTTTATCAGCTCTATGCTTTCATACTAGGCTATTCTAACATGGCGTATTTTCAGTTTTTATCTACTAGAAACTGGAAAAATAATCAACAAATTTTAAGACTAGTAATTGGTTTTGTAGGGGCTTCGTTAATTACATTATTAGGTTTATTCGTTATTCATGCAGTAACAAGACTAGTTTATCAAGGGCTTTCATTTAGTGAGTTTTTAGCAAGCGAGCGTTTATCCGATTATATTTTCGGATTCTGGATAACCATGAGTATTGTTGTTGTGTTTCATATCGTGTATTACTACAATGCATACCAGCAAAAGAAGCTTAAGGAACAAAAAGTTATTGCAGGAACGGCAAGTGCGCAATTCGAGAGTTTAAAAAATCAAATCGATCCGCATTTTTTATTTAACAGCCTCAATGTATTAACCTCTTTAATCGAAGAGAATCCAGACAGCGCACAACGATTTACGGTGTCTTTATCTAAAATTTATCGCTATGTTTTAGATCAAAAAGATAAAGAGTTAGTCACAGTCGCCGAAGAACTTAGATTTGCTAAAACGTATATGAATCTGCTTAAAATGCGATTCGAAAACAGTATCGTATTTCAATTGCCAGAAGACTACGATCAGCCAGAAGCTAAAGTGGTGCCATTGTCCTTACAGTTGTTGTTAGAAAACACCATTAAACACAACACGGTAAGCGAGCAAAAACCATTAGAAATTACTATTACAATAGAAGACAACGTATTAGTTGTTAAAAATAATTTACAAAAGAAAGAGGTTTTACAAACCCGTAAAGGTGTAGGATTACAAAACATAGTAAATCGCTATGCCATATTAACTAACAGAAAAGTGTTGGTAGACGAAACTCCAGAGTATTTTGCAGTTAAAATACCAATACTTACAAAACGCATTTCAATTATGGAACCAACAAAACATCAATACAACGAACAAGACGCTTACTACCGCGCTAAAAAACGCGTAGAAGAAATAAAAGGCTTTTACGGTAATTTAATCTCATACTGCGTGGTTATCCCAGTACTTATATTTATCAATTATAAAACCTTTTGGGGTTACCAATGGTTTTGGTACCCTATGTTAGGATGGGGAATGGGACTCGTGTTTCACGCTATATCGGTCTTCGGATACGGTAAATCGTGGGAAGAACGCAAAATACAAGAGATATTAAAAAAAAACGAAAAACAACAAAAAAATTGGGACTAATGGAAAATTCATACTTCGAACAAGAACGCTACGAACGCGCAAAAAAACAAGTAAGACGTGTAAGCGGCTTTTACAGACATGCTTTAGTATATGCTGTTATTAACATAATAATTGCCATAGTAAACACACAACATTTAGAGGCAGGAGAAAGTTACTTTCAGTGGCAAAACTTTACCACCTTATTTTTTTGGGGAATAGGCCTAGTGGCTCATGGCGCATCTGTATTTTTACCCACTTTAGTTATTGGTAAAAACTGGGAAGACGAAAAGATTAAAGAACTCATGGAAAAAGAGAAAAACCATAAATGGGAATAATTAGGGCGTGTTTTTCCGCTAAGCTCCAAAACCGCGCTTTCCGCGCTACACGGTAGCTTGCTGCAATCGCTCACGCAGTTCCTAACAACATTATAGTATATATTAGATATTTAAAGCACCATGAAAGTTATTATTATAGAAGACGAAAAACCATCAGCAAGACGCTTACAGCGTATGTTATCTCAGTTGCAATTACAAGTCGAGGTCATGTTACATTCTGTAGAAGAATCTATAACCTGGTTTCAAAATAACGAACATCCAGAGCTTATTTTTTTAGACATTCAGTTAAGCGACGGACTCTCTTTCGAGATTTTCGAAAGTGTTCAAATTAACTCTGCTATAATATTTACAACGGCTTACGATGAGTATGCGCTTAAAGCCTTTAAACTAAACAGTATAGATTATCTTTTAAAACCCATAGACGAAGACGATTTAGAATACGCTGTAGAGAAATATAAATCGAGAGTATCTAAACAAGAGCAAGTGATTTTAGATTTTAACGATATTAAAAACCTCTTGGTAAATCCGTTAGACCGTACTTATAAAAAACGATTTTCGGTTCAAGTGGGGCAGCATCTTAAACTAATAAATAGCGATGAGGTTGAATGTTTTTATAGCGAAAATAAAGGTACCTATTTACATACCACATCCGGACGTAATTATTTATTAAACTCAACATTAGATCAATTAGAGCAAGATTTAGAGCCCCATGTTTTTTTTAGAATAAATAGGAAATTTATTGTCAATATAAATGCCATTCAAGACATGGTAAACTATACAAACTCTAGGTTAGAAATAAAGCTAAATTCTTATAAAGACGAGCAGGTAATTGTAGCTAGAGAGCGTGTTAAAACATTTAAAGATTGGTTAGAGTAATCTTTTTAAAGCTTCTTTAATCTTCGTCTTCATCTACAATACGGTTATCATCAAAGGCAGATGGTAACAGTTTAGGTATAAATTTAATTACAATGGGTAATAAAATAGCACCTCCAGGAAGTAAAAATATGGCTAAACTCGGTATCGATTTAAAAATATCTAAAAGCTGTTCGTTTACTTTTTTGCGTTCATGAGGTGTTAAATCTCTAACAGTCGATTTAGACAGTAAAATCATGAGTTCTTTACTATCTCGTAATTCTCTTAATAATCTGTGGCTATTTCTTGTAATAAGTTTACTTACTATTTGCGACGACCTGTTGTAAAAACTCTTAACTACATTTTTAGCACTTAATAACGGAATATTATCGCGGTTGGCATTAAAAAATAAGTTAATTGCATTTAAAGATTCATTACGTTCTGTAGTGTTAATGTCTAGTGCAAGACTTAAGTTTTCTAGAAAAGCAGCTTCTGCGGGTTCAATCCAAGCATCACTCCAAGCGGCCATACAAGCGATATCTAAATAGTATAAATGATGATTTAACTCTTTGGCATATGCTATTGCTTCTGGGTAGGTTAATTGGCCAACTTGCTCGTAACGTAAAGACGATTGAAATAATTCAATTAAACTTTTATCGTAATCATTTTTTTCAGATTTTAAACTTAACGCTTCAATAACAATAGTGATAATTGTAGATTCCAAAGTTTCTAAATACGATTTAGTAATAGATTTATGCTCTAAAAAATGATCGTAAGCAATAATGTCTATATATAATAATACATTGGTAATGTAGTGGTTAAAGTTTTTTGTGATTATGTTTTTATTAATCTGAATGCGTTTGTGCATGATTTTTTCAACTAAAGCTTCAGCAGAATCTCTTCCCAACAAATCGTCTAAAAAAGACGTTTTATTTTCATTAATGGCAGTATAGAAAGCAATGATACTTTCAAATAAATCCATATTAGAAGTGCTTGTTTTATGTGTGTTAATAAACGCAATACATAAATTTACTTTACACAGTTCTTCTTCAGTAAGATCCGGGTTAATAATATAATCGTTTACTACTTTAATATTATACCCGTAAATAAAACCAGAATTTCTAAATGCTTTATAAAATTCATAGTCTGTAGGGTTGTCTTGTAAAGTGTGAGCGGATAGTTCTTTTATGAGTTTTTTTATCCAGCCGTTAGCCGATGGGTTCATTGCATTTTAGTCTTAGTCTTACAAATGTAGTTTTTAAAGCCCATAATTTCAATTTTTTATACGTTAACATAATTTTAACAAAACCGGTCTTTTCTTTTTATCGTAGGTATATGTGAGAGTGAAATAAATCATTAACTAAAATCTCAATTATTATGAAAAAAATGAAAATTATTTTAGGAATCGGAGCGTTGTCAGTAGCAGGATTCTTTATGGTAGCAGCCGATCATATTGATGCGCCAGCAGTAGCAGGTGGGACAAGTGATATTACAGACTTTTATGCGTTTCAAGCTGAAGACACAGATAATCTAGTGTTTGTTGCAAATGTACAAGGCTTACTTAGTCCATCTGCAACTAGCGAAGCAATGTTTGATGAAAGTACTTTAATTGAATTTAACATTGATACTAACGATGATAAAATTGAAGACTGGGTAATTCAGGCTATTCCACGCGATGGAAAAATGTATTTTTTCGGACCAGTAAAACCAACAACTACAGGTTTAAGTAGTGCTATTGAAACTACGGCAACAACTGCTATGGTAGATATTTCTTCTTATGGTGGTACTGCAATTATTGAAAACAGTAACGACATGAAATTTTTTGCAGGACCAAGAGACGATCCGTTTTTTATGGATTTTGCACAATTTACAGAAATTATAGCAGGAAACGCTTCAAGTTTTAATGAAGTAGGAAACGATACGTTTGCAGGAACCAATGTAATGTCTGTGGTGGTAGAAGTTCCAAAAAGCATGATTGGAGGTTCTGGTACAATAAATACTTGGGTAGAATCTAAAACAAAACAATAATTAATACATTAAAAATTTATACATATATGAAAACTTTAAAATATACTCTATTAGCAATGGGCGTGTCCTTATTAGCCTTTAATTGTTCTAGTAACGACGATAATAATATGATAATTGATCCTGTAGAACCTGATTTTTCAGGAACGTACATGCAAGCAGATCAAATGGGTAGACCAGCAATAAATACAGTGTTTGTGTCATCGGCATCTAAAGATGACTTTAACGTAACTATTCCTTCAGAACAAGGTGCAGCATACCAAAGTATGTTTCAAACCAATTTAGAAGGTTTAAGTCCAGCTTACGCTATGGAAGGTGACACAAATGCTTTAGGATTAGATGCCGCTACATTTACAAGTGTATTAGCAACAGATGTTTTAACCGTGTCTTTAGATGGTACAACTACATTTTATGATGGTACTAATGTGTTAACTGGTAGAGCATTGGCAGATGATGTGATTACAGTTGAGTTATTGTTAATTTTTGGAGGTGAAGATTTTACTGAAAATCCAGGATTATCTGATGATAATGTAAATGCCAACGATAAAGCATTTTTAAGCTCATTTCCTTACCTCGCTTCTGCTTGGTAATTTAAATTAATCACTAGGGTAATACGCTATTTGCCCTAGTGTTTTTACTCATCATAACACAAATCCCTATGAAAATTACACTACATTTTACCATCTTAATAGTTACTTTACTGTGTATAAGCTGTGACACCAAACAAACAAAATCTATTGCTAATAGTAACGACTACACAGTATATTTAGAAGCCGAAGTTAATAAATCACTAAAGTCTGTAGAAGCAGATTATGCTTTTTGGAGCGGAAAGTTAAACGAAAACCCAGATCAATATCCGTATCTGTTAAAAAAAGCAGCAGCTTTATCCGCTATGTTTAAAATTACTGGTGATATTAATTATTTGATTGAAGCAGAAACCGATTTGGTAGAAGCAAATACACGAACACATTACCAAAACTCTGGAATATTAAGAGCTTTATCTAGAAATTACATTACTCAACACCGCTTTAAAGAAGCTCTTGGTTTACTAAAAAAAGCAGAAGTTATTGGTGAGCATTTAAAAGGAACACAAAATATGCTTTTTGATGTGCATTTAGAATTAGGAAATCTAGTCCAGGCTAAATCATATTTATTAAAAATTCAGGATTTTAGTGATTTCGATTATGTAATCCGATTGGCAAAATGGCAAGATCATTCAGGCGATTTAAAAGGCGCTATTCAATATATGGAAAAAGCTTTAGCCATGGCAGAAATGTCTAATACTACATATAAAAAACAATGGGTGTATACTAATATAGCCGATTTTTATGGTCATGATGGTCAGATTGAAAAATCGTACGCATATTATCTCAAAGCCTTAGAGTTAGATCCGTCTGATGCATATTCTAAAAAAGGAATTGCTTGGATTGTGTATTCTAATGATAAAAAACCCGAAGAGGCCATGCGAATTTTAAAAACGATTACGGCATACCATAATACGCCAGATTACGAATTGTTAAAGGCAGAAATAGCAGAATATATGCAAGATGAAGCTTCTAAAGCAAATTATTTAAATGCGTATCTAGAAGCTGTAAAAAATGAAAAATACGGCGATATGTATAATGCTTATAATACCATTGTATATACAGACGATCTTTTAATATTTGATTCGGCATTACAATTAGCTCAGAAAGAAGTAGAAAATAGACCAACACCACACTCTTACGATTTGCTAGCGTGGAGTTATTACAAAAAAGGGGAATATAAAAGGGCATTAGATATTGTTGAAACACATGTAAAGGATAAGAGTTCTGAGCCTTCAATATTATTTCATATCGCTCAAATTTATAAAGGGAATGGAAAAATAAAAGAAGCTAAATCCTTGAAAAAAGAGTTGTTAACTGCAACTTACGAATTAGGACCAGTTACTGCACAACGCATTAAAAATATTTAAAATTTTGATTTTTTTGTTGGTGATTTTTATTGAGTTGAAGCGCTTGTTATGTCTATAGCAAGCGCTTTTTACTTTATGTATTTTTAGGAGCTTTTTAAAGCGTGACAAAATAATAGGTGTCTTATAAATTTGTAATTAAATTTTTAAATCCACGGGGTATACTATCCTTATAATTAGCAGTAGAGTCTATTCCTTTTTCAAGTGCTTTTAATTTTTCTTCAGACACATTTTTTAAAACTTGCTCCATTAAAACTTCTGTTTTATTATTCCATTGCTTTGGAAATTTTTTAGGTAATATTTTGGTTCTTAAAACCTCTATTTGAAATGTTTTAGGTTTGTCTGTGTTGCCTATCCAGACTAAAATATTACCATCGTTAGCAATACCTATGTGTAAAGTGAGTCCCATACGTGTATAATATGTATCCAGATTTTGAAGCATATATTTTTGTTTGGCTTTTTTAAAAATGTCTTCCATCTTAGATTTAGGTAATGGTATAGTATCTCTATAATATGCTTTAGTCTGTAAATCGATATATTCTAGATAAATATTGTCTGGTAAAAATCGTTTTTTATTGGTTTGAGAAGAGTATCCACCACTGGACCATGCAACATAATCTGAAACGTTTATTTCAGAATAATAGTCATAATCTACTTGTTTTTCTGAGTTGGAAGTAAACTTGCATTGCGATATTTCTATAGGAAAATCGTTTGGGTAAAAAGCAAAGGCTTGATAATAATATTTGCTCCAAGGTTTATTAGTTACTATAACATAACCATATGTAACTGCTAATATAAGAGTTAAGGTAATTAAGAATTTATTAAAATTATTCATACCGTTTTTAATGTTGAAAGGCTTTAGCTAAAGCATTTAGATACAAGAAACCAATAAAAAGTAAGAGTGAAATAACACCTAGGATTATTGTTATTTTAAAACTGATTGTTTTTTTGTTTTTCTTATAATAGAATCCCGTAAATAACATCAGCATAAAAATAAAAGAAGGAATTATTATTATCAATTCAAGCATTTTGTTTTCAGATACATATCCTGTAGTCTTAATTAATAGCAATAATAGACTACATAAAAAAATAAGTATATAAGATGTTTTTTCTTGATTTATTTTTTTCATCATTTAGTGTACAATTGGCTAGGGTTACTAGGTAAAATGTAATTAAAATTATATTTTATACTGTTTAGAGTTCAATGTTTCTTGTGAAGTATTTTAAGAGCTATTTTTTAATTAAGTTAACGCTTATCAATACCTCAATTTGTTTATTCCCTGAAGCAGTTAATATAGTAAACCCCATTAATATTTTAAAATGAATATAGATATACTTTTTGTAATATATCTGCTGTTAATTATTCAAGGAGGATTAATAGTTAACTTATTGTAATCAACTGAGAAAAAAAAGTTTAATGGTTATGAAACAACAAGAACATTATTTAATAGATGGTTAAAAACAAAAATAAAGTACACCTACACATGTTATATTTTTTTTGTTTTCAGGTGGACTAAGGAAGTATTTTTTTAAAGAGGTTAAGTTATTGTGCAACTTAAAGTCAATTGATTTTTTTAATATAAACTGCTAAGAATTTATTGTGTTCTTAGCAGTTTATAGGGTACTCAAATGTGTTTCTTAACTTTAAGATACCGATGCCACTGTTCCTAATGTATATAGTTGTTCTAGAGTAGGGGATTCACTTCCGCCTGCAGGCTCTAGTGTTATACCAAAGGCTTCAGATGCATTAGTGTTTTTTATTGCAAAAATCTTATTGTCGTCTGAGCTGAAATTATCTAAAGTTCCTAAGCTAGTAGGTGTTAATGGGTCTAAGGTTAACGACCAAACCTGATAAACTTTACCTTCAGGTGGTTCTGGTAAGCCTTGGACATCTAAATAAATATTATTTTCAGATTTATCCCAATATACTTTTGCATAAGCTTCTGGATATACAGCTTGCCCACCAAGAGGTATAGATAAAAGATCTTTATCTCTTAATATAGATAGTATTTTTTTAGTTTCTTTTAAATCAGAATTAGCTATTTGTACTTGTTGTTCTAAGAAATTATTATCTGTTTTTGTAAGATTAATTTCAGATTGTAATTGGTTGTTTTGTTGGATTGCCCAAAATAATCCAATTCCTAATATAATTGCTGCAGCCCAACCAGTAATAGAAAGCCAACTGGTTCTAAGGCGTTCTGCTTTCATTTTAACAACCTTATTTTCGGTGTTTGTTGTATGTATGCGATCCGCAATAGGTTTAAAATCTAACACTGTATTTTTAGGCACTGTAGCTTCTGTAAGCTTTAATATGGCAGCCTCTATTTGT is a window of Formosa sediminum DNA encoding:
- a CDS encoding 2TM domain-containing protein; its protein translation is MIKSKKNIIVTFAIGCIVYLIGNLWFGNFNYQSVNDFLIDFIFYQLYAFILGYSNMAYFQFLSTRNWKNNQQILRLVIGFVGASLITLLGLFVIHAVTRLVYQGLSFSEFLASERLSDYIFGFWITMSIVVVFHIVYYYNAYQQKKLKEQKVIAGTASAQFESLKNQIDPHFLFNSLNVLTSLIEENPDSAQRFTVSLSKIYRYVLDQKDKELVTVAEELRFAKTYMNLLKMRFENSIVFQLPEDYDQPEAKVVPLSLQLLLENTIKHNTVSEQKPLEITITIEDNVLVVKNNLQKKEVLQTRKGVGLQNIVNRYAILTNRKVLVDETPEYFAVKIPILTKRISIMEPTKHQYNEQDAYYRAKKRVEEIKGFYGNLISYCVVIPVLIFINYKTFWGYQWFWYPMLGWGMGLVFHAISVFGYGKSWEERKIQEILKKNEKQQKNWD
- a CDS encoding 2TM domain-containing protein codes for the protein MENSYFEQERYERAKKQVRRVSGFYRHALVYAVINIIIAIVNTQHLEAGESYFQWQNFTTLFFWGIGLVAHGASVFLPTLVIGKNWEDEKIKELMEKEKNHKWE
- a CDS encoding LytR/AlgR family response regulator transcription factor translates to MKVIIIEDEKPSARRLQRMLSQLQLQVEVMLHSVEESITWFQNNEHPELIFLDIQLSDGLSFEIFESVQINSAIIFTTAYDEYALKAFKLNSIDYLLKPIDEDDLEYAVEKYKSRVSKQEQVILDFNDIKNLLVNPLDRTYKKRFSVQVGQHLKLINSDEVECFYSENKGTYLHTTSGRNYLLNSTLDQLEQDLEPHVFFRINRKFIVNINAIQDMVNYTNSRLEIKLNSYKDEQVIVARERVKTFKDWLE
- a CDS encoding LETM1-related biofilm-associated protein, whose amino-acid sequence is MNPSANGWIKKLIKELSAHTLQDNPTDYEFYKAFRNSGFIYGYNIKVVNDYIINPDLTEEELCKVNLCIAFINTHKTSTSNMDLFESIIAFYTAINENKTSFLDDLLGRDSAEALVEKIMHKRIQINKNIITKNFNHYITNVLLYIDIIAYDHFLEHKSITKSYLETLESTIITIVIEALSLKSEKNDYDKSLIELFQSSLRYEQVGQLTYPEAIAYAKELNHHLYYLDIACMAAWSDAWIEPAEAAFLENLSLALDINTTERNESLNAINLFFNANRDNIPLLSAKNVVKSFYNRSSQIVSKLITRNSHRLLRELRDSKELMILLSKSTVRDLTPHERKKVNEQLLDIFKSIPSLAIFLLPGGAILLPIVIKFIPKLLPSAFDDNRIVDEDED
- a CDS encoding DUF4331 family protein, with product MKKMKIILGIGALSVAGFFMVAADHIDAPAVAGGTSDITDFYAFQAEDTDNLVFVANVQGLLSPSATSEAMFDESTLIEFNIDTNDDKIEDWVIQAIPRDGKMYFFGPVKPTTTGLSSAIETTATTAMVDISSYGGTAIIENSNDMKFFAGPRDDPFFMDFAQFTEIIAGNASSFNEVGNDTFAGTNVMSVVVEVPKSMIGGSGTINTWVESKTKQ
- a CDS encoding DUF4331 family protein — its product is MKTLKYTLLAMGVSLLAFNCSSNDDNNMIIDPVEPDFSGTYMQADQMGRPAINTVFVSSASKDDFNVTIPSEQGAAYQSMFQTNLEGLSPAYAMEGDTNALGLDAATFTSVLATDVLTVSLDGTTTFYDGTNVLTGRALADDVITVELLLIFGGEDFTENPGLSDDNVNANDKAFLSSFPYLASAW
- a CDS encoding tetratricopeptide repeat protein; amino-acid sequence: MKITLHFTILIVTLLCISCDTKQTKSIANSNDYTVYLEAEVNKSLKSVEADYAFWSGKLNENPDQYPYLLKKAAALSAMFKITGDINYLIEAETDLVEANTRTHYQNSGILRALSRNYITQHRFKEALGLLKKAEVIGEHLKGTQNMLFDVHLELGNLVQAKSYLLKIQDFSDFDYVIRLAKWQDHSGDLKGAIQYMEKALAMAEMSNTTYKKQWVYTNIADFYGHDGQIEKSYAYYLKALELDPSDAYSKKGIAWIVYSNDKKPEEAMRILKTITAYHNTPDYELLKAEIAEYMQDEASKANYLNAYLEAVKNEKYGDMYNAYNTIVYTDDLLIFDSALQLAQKEVENRPTPHSYDLLAWSYYKKGEYKRALDIVETHVKDKSSEPSILFHIAQIYKGNGKIKEAKSLKKELLTATYELGPVTAQRIKNI
- a CDS encoding DUF2931 family protein, which encodes MNNFNKFLITLTLILAVTYGYVIVTNKPWSKYYYQAFAFYPNDFPIEISQCKFTSNSEKQVDYDYYSEINVSDYVAWSSGGYSSQTNKKRFLPDNIYLEYIDLQTKAYYRDTIPLPKSKMEDIFKKAKQKYMLQNLDTYYTRMGLTLHIGIANDGNILVWIGNTDKPKTFQIEVLRTKILPKKFPKQWNNKTEVLMEQVLKNVSEEKLKALEKGIDSTANYKDSIPRGFKNLITNL
- a CDS encoding anti-sigma factor, which codes for MDINNYINSGILELYVAGALSDEENKEVYEVMLKHPEVLNEVLQIEAAILKLTEATVPKNTVLDFKPIADRIHTTNTENKVVKMKAERLRTSWLSITGWAAAIILGIGLFWAIQQNNQLQSEINLTKTDNNFLEQQVQIANSDLKETKKILSILRDKDLLSIPLGGQAVYPEAYAKVYWDKSENNIYLDVQGLPEPPEGKVYQVWSLTLDPLTPTSLGTLDNFSSDDNKIFAIKNTNASEAFGITLEPAGGSESPTLEQLYTLGTVASVS